A single Oncorhynchus tshawytscha isolate Ot180627B linkage group LG01, Otsh_v2.0, whole genome shotgun sequence DNA region contains:
- the slc25a16 gene encoding graves disease carrier protein isoform X1, whose protein sequence is MATEAAVSTPGRPAIPNHSQGDYHFVRSFVAGGVAGCCAKSTIAPLDRVKILLQAHSPHYKDLGVVATLRAVPKKEGYLGLYKGNGAMMVRIFPYGAIQFMAFDKYKKILSKQLGISGHIHRLMAGSMAGMTAVICTYPLDVIRARLAYQVKGHHRYTGIGNAFQTIYLKEGGIPGFYKGLIPTLIGMAPYAGFSFFTFGTLKSLGLAHFPELLGRPSSDNPEVMVLKTHVNLLCGGVAGAIAQTISYPLDVARRRMQLGVVLPDSDKCLTLTKTLKYVYSQYGMKKGLYRGLSLNYIRCVPSQAVAFTTYEFMKQTLHLN, encoded by the exons ATGGCAACTGAGGCTGCAGTCTCCACCCCTGGTCGTCCTGCAATCCCCAACCACTCTCAGGGGGACTATCACTTTGTCCGCTCCTTCGTAGCTGGAG GTGTAGCTGGATGCTGTGCCAAGTCCACCATCGCtcctctggacagagtaaagatCCTACTGCAAGCCCATAGCCCCCACTACAAAGATCTGG gAGTGGTAGCCACTCTCCGTGCTGTACCAAAGAAGGAGGGTTACCTGGGGCTGTATAAAGGCAATGGGGCTATGATGGTCAGGATATTCCCCTACGGAGCCATCCAGTTCATGGCCTTCGACAAATACAAGAAGATCCTCAGTAAACAGCTGGGCATCTCTGGACACATCCACAGGCTAATGGCCGGTTCTATGGCAG GGATGACAGCAGTGATATGTACGTACCCTTTGGATGTGATAAGAGCCCGTCTGGCATATCAGGTGAAAGGACACCATCGCTACACAGGCATCGGAAATGCCTTTCAGACGATATACCTAAAG GAAGGAGGCATCCCTGGCTTCTACAAGGGTCTCATCCCAACCCTTATAGGCATGGCTCCATATGCAG GGTTCTCGTTCTTTACCTTCGGCACACTGAAGAGTCTAGGTCTGGCCCACTTCCCAGAGCTATTGGGGCGACCGTCCTCAGACAACCCAGAGGTGATGGTGCTGAAGACCCATGTCAACCTGCTCTGTGGAGGGGTGGCTGGAGCTATCGCACAGACCATTTC CTATCCTCTAGATGTTGCCAGGAGAAGGATGCAGTTAGGAGTGGTGCTTCCTGATTCTGACAAATGTCT TACTCTGACCAAGACTCTGAAGTATGTGTACAGTCAGTATGGGATGAAGAAGGGTCTGTACAGAGGGCTGTCTCTCAACTACATCCGCTGTGTGCCCTCTCAGGCTGTGGCCTTCACCACCTATGAGTTCATGAAGCAAACCCTCCACCTCAACTAG
- the slc25a16 gene encoding graves disease carrier protein isoform X2: MATEAAVSTPGRPAIPNHSQGDYHFVRSFVAGGVAGCCAKSTIAPLDRVKILLQAHSPHYKDLGVVATLRAVPKKEGYLGLYKGNGAMMVRIFPYGAIQFMAFDKYKKILSKQLGISGHIHRLMAGSMAGMTAVICTYPLDVIRARLAYQVKGHHRYTGIGNAFQTIYLKEGGIPGFYKGLIPTLIGMAPYAGFSFFTFGTLKSLGLAHFPELLGRPSSDNPEVMVLKTHVNLLCGGVAGAIAQTISYPLDVARRRMQLGVVLPDSDKCL, from the exons ATGGCAACTGAGGCTGCAGTCTCCACCCCTGGTCGTCCTGCAATCCCCAACCACTCTCAGGGGGACTATCACTTTGTCCGCTCCTTCGTAGCTGGAG GTGTAGCTGGATGCTGTGCCAAGTCCACCATCGCtcctctggacagagtaaagatCCTACTGCAAGCCCATAGCCCCCACTACAAAGATCTGG gAGTGGTAGCCACTCTCCGTGCTGTACCAAAGAAGGAGGGTTACCTGGGGCTGTATAAAGGCAATGGGGCTATGATGGTCAGGATATTCCCCTACGGAGCCATCCAGTTCATGGCCTTCGACAAATACAAGAAGATCCTCAGTAAACAGCTGGGCATCTCTGGACACATCCACAGGCTAATGGCCGGTTCTATGGCAG GGATGACAGCAGTGATATGTACGTACCCTTTGGATGTGATAAGAGCCCGTCTGGCATATCAGGTGAAAGGACACCATCGCTACACAGGCATCGGAAATGCCTTTCAGACGATATACCTAAAG GAAGGAGGCATCCCTGGCTTCTACAAGGGTCTCATCCCAACCCTTATAGGCATGGCTCCATATGCAG GGTTCTCGTTCTTTACCTTCGGCACACTGAAGAGTCTAGGTCTGGCCCACTTCCCAGAGCTATTGGGGCGACCGTCCTCAGACAACCCAGAGGTGATGGTGCTGAAGACCCATGTCAACCTGCTCTGTGGAGGGGTGGCTGGAGCTATCGCACAGACCATTTC CTATCCTCTAGATGTTGCCAGGAGAAGGATGCAGTTAGGAGTGGTGCTTCCTGATTCTGACAAATGTCTGTAA